One region of Plasmodium cynomolgi strain B DNA, scaffold: 0129, whole genome shotgun sequence genomic DNA includes:
- a CDS encoding hypothetical protein (putative), giving the protein LSKPPSIKTGVSKGDGNEVGMNPPSGVIAKEKVQNDSKGESKKELSQGEENKVDAEVEKGHSASPNSEVKNGGGIKMVASEKVPLKLNNMVMKKALLGKMLAKRVPNGASSVEGEKQKGGEAAEKGKENKEGEAAVKEKDNKEGEAAEKGKENKEGEAVEQEKDNKEGEAAEKDNNEGEAVEQEKDDKEGEAVEQEKDDKEGEAVEQEKDDKEGEAVEQEKEKPTGKTIPKSIPKGKAGIPKMIPLKGLPLKGSPILKAKAGMVPDGKGSGERLSLKGSSERLSLNGSLERLSLKGSSERLSLKGSGERFSLKGSLERLSLKGSGERLSLKKSLERLSLKKSVSFKGVAAEGKAAEENAAEEKVAKDNSAEEKVPPQVSAPTVKSVRDVKSTKTDEGVPKGDNNLSERGGFIEKAVRKNIERILERTECLIVHDGGEKNGKEPSLGKNGAAGGPKGLDVKKGKKGKESRGTALRGRKASTVKGSGGDARSDAGGAAGGDTGSDVPPTEGRKRYSVTLNKFSKRIEVKKKKSVDVVELLSALDEKSGKEDCSVRSGNRGGDAIAESSTEGVQKDVQNESPCRNDVEEVTPSSVNTADESPKKTLMIKKNC; this is encoded by the coding sequence CTGAGCAAACCGCCAAGCATCAAAACGGGTGTCAGTAAAGGAGATGGGAATGAAGTTGGGATGAATCCCCCCTCGGGTGTGATAGCTAAAGAAAAGGTACAAAATGACAGTAAGGGAGAGTCGAAAAAGGAGCTGTcacaaggagaagaaaacaaaGTAGACGCAGAGGTGGAGAAAGGTCACTCGGCTTCCCCCAACAGTGAGGTGAAGAATGGAGGAGGTATCAAAATGGTGGCTAGTGAGAAGGTCCCGTTAAAGCTGAACAACATGGTGATGAAGAAGGCCCTGCTTGGGAAGATGCTGGCGAAGCGTGTTCCCAATGGTGCTTCATCtgtggagggggagaagcagaaggggggagaggcggCAGAGAAGGGAAAGGAGAACAAAGAGGGAGAGGCGGCagtgaaggagaaggacaacAAAGAGGGAGAGGCGGcagagaaagggaaagagaacaaagaaggagaagcagtcgagcaggagaaggacaacaaagagggagaagcagcagagAAGGACAACAACGAGGGAGAAGCAGTCGAGCAGGAGAAGGACgacaaagaaggagaagcagtcGAGCAGGAGAAGGACgacaaagaaggagaagcagtcGAGCAGGAGAAGGACgacaaagaaggagaagcagtcgagcaggagaaggagaagccgACGGGGAAGACGATCCCGAAGAGCATCCCCAAGGGCAAAGCTGGCATTCCAAAAATGATTCCCCTGAAAGGACTCCCGTTAAAGGGTAGTCCTATTTTGAAGGCAAAGGCAGGGATGGTTCCGGATGGGAAGGGGAGCGGTGAGCGGTTGTCCCTGAAGGGGAGCAGTGAGAGGTTGTCCCTGAACGGGAGCCTCGAGAGGTTGTCTTTGAAGGGGAGCAGTGAGAGGTTGTCTTTGAAGGGGAGCGGTGAGCGGTTTTCCCTGAAGGGGAGCCTCGAGAGGTTGTCCCTGAAGGGGAGCGGTGAGAGGTTGTCCCTGAAGAAGAGCCTCGAGCGGTTGTCTCTGAAGAAGAGCGTGTCCTTCAAGGGGGTAGCGGCAGAGGGGAAAGCGGCGGAGGAGAACGCAGCGGAGGAGAAGGTGGCAAAAGATAACTCAGCGGAGGAGAAGGTGCCACCGCAAGTAAGCGCACCCACCGTGAAATCCGTGCGAGACGTGAAGAGCACAAAAACGGACGAAGGGGTACCTAAAGGAGATAACAACTTAAGCGAAAGGGGAGGGTTCATAGAAAAAGCAGTACGAAAGAATATAGAAAGGATATTGGAGAGGACGGAGTGTTTGATAGTGCATgatgggggggagaaaaatggaaaggaacctagcttgggaaaaaatggggcggCAGGGGGTCCTAAAGGATTGGATGTGAAGaagggcaaaaaggggaaggagagtAGGGGAACTGCCCTCCGCGGAAGGAAAGCCTCCACTGTGAAGGGAAGTGGGGGTGATGCTCGAAGCGATGCTGGAGGTGCCGCTGGAGGTGACACTGGAAGCGACGTGCCCCCCACCGAGGGACGCAAAAGATACTCAGTGACGCTGaataaattttccaaaaggatagaggtaaagaagaagaagtctGTCGATGTAGTTGAGTTGTTAAGTGCGTTGGATGAGAAATCGGGGAAGGAGGATTGCTCCGTTCGAAGTGGTAACAGAGGTGGGGACGCAATTGCAGAGAGTTCCACGGAAGGGGTTCAAAAGGATGTTCAAAATGAATCACCCTGTAGAAACGATG